Below is a genomic region from Leptospira yasudae.
TATCGGTTTGGGAATTTTGACGCGTTCCTTTTTTACGGCGCGCAAGGATCAGAAAAAACAGATCGGTCTTGCGATCTTAGGTTCCATGTCCGCGATGTTCATGAGTTTTTATTCGGAAATCATTCAGACGGACGATCAAGGGAGAATGTTGGGAGTTCCTTTGACTCCGATCGCGGTGGTCATCCAATCCTTTCTGATCTTTATCGCGATCACACGATACGGATTTTTACGGATCAACATCGAAGGGCTCGCCGTGGAATTGTTTCGCGACATCCACGACGGAATGATTTTGGTAAAACAGGATCGTTCCTTGTTCTTCATGAACGAATCCGCGATGAAAATATTAGGAATTTCGAATACTCTTCCTTCTCATTTCTATCCGTCCGATTTTTTAAAAGGATATCAGGAAAGCCCCAATCATCTTTCCAGAGAATACCAGCCGATCTTCAATCGGGCTTGCAAAGGCGTGGAACTGACACGGTCGAACATCGAACTTACCGGAAACGAAAACGGTTATCTTTTCATCCTGCGCGACATCAGCGAAAAGATAGACTCGAGAGAAAAGATAGAGAGTATCTATTCTTCCATCAGCAAGGATTTGGAGATAGCGAAAATCGCGCAGACTTCGGCGATATCCACCAAGTTTCCGGAAAGTTCGCGTTATAAGTTTCATTCCCACTTTCAACCCTTCGAGCTTGTCGGAGGAGATTTTTTCAGGACGCTGGAACGTTCCGACGGAAAACTCGATATCTTTTTTGCGGACGTTTCGGGTCACGGAATCTCCTCCGCTATGGTGGCGGGCATGCTTTCGATTTCGTTTCAGCTCGTTACGGAATCCAAACCGAGTCCCAAGATAGCTCTCGAAAAGATTCAAGAACTTCTTTTGGGCGCGGTGTTGAACCACCATATCTCGGCGGTTTATCTGTCCTTCGATCCGAACACAAAAATATTAGAATATTCTTATGCAGGTCATCATCCGATCCTGATTTTCCGGGACGGAGAAATCCTTCCCCTCGAGGGTTCGGGAAGAATTCTCCTCATCACTCAGGAAACCGAGTTGAACAACTATTCTTTTCAGCTTAAGAAGGGAGATATTTTGTTTCTGTATTCGGATTGCCTCTTTGAAGTGCGAAACTCCGAAGGGGAAATCCTGGGTTACGAAAATTTTCTACAGAAGATCCGCGAGATTCCGGTTCAAACTCCTCCTAATCTTCTCAAAACTTCCATCGATTGTGCGCTCGCGTTCGGAAAGGGAAAACTTACGGACGACCTTGCGATTCTGATCTTGGAGGTGTTCTAAAATGAATCCGTATATTCTGATTCCTTTTTCGGCCCTAATCATCAACGGTTCCTTGTTCGCATACGTCAGCGCTCTCAAGGGCAAATCTAGAACCGTAACTTTATACCAAAGATTTTCGCTATTACTTTCGATCTGGCATATCGCGCTGATTCTCTATTGGTCCTTTTTACCGGGTAACTGGCCCGTGATCGTTTTTAAAGCTTCTTCCTTCGCTTGGATTTTTATCGGCTGTTTGTTTTTCGAGTTCGCGGTTCAATTCACCGGATCGTCGTATCGGTTTCTCATTTATTTCTTTCGCGGACTTTCCTTGGTTTCCTTTTTAGTTACGGTCAGCACGGACTTGGTGGTCGCGGGAAGTTTTCGAGCCTATTGGGGAGACGTCATCGCCGCGGGGCCTTTGTATCTTCCCGTAAGCAACTTCGTGATCGGCATACCGACGTTAGGCGGTTCTTTGATCCTGATCCTGAACGGAATCCGTTCCTCCAATCCTCTTTTGAAAAAACAATCGAGGCTGGTGGCGTATGGAACGATCTTTACGTATCTTCTAAGTTTCAGCACGACCCTTTTGCCACGTTATTGGAATCCGTCTTTGACATTTCCTCCGATCAGCGGAAGCGCAGCTCTGATTCAATCGATCTGCATCTTTATCGCGATTCAGAAATACGGCTTTATGGATCTCAAGCTCGAACACATTGCGCTTCGATTGTATGCCGAAATTCGGGAAGGAGTGATTCTTTTATCCTCGAAAGGAATCCTTCTCTTCAGCAATCTTTCGGCGAGAAAGATGCTTCGTCTTCCCGAATCGATCAATACGGGAATGGCGTTCGATCTCAGAAATTATCTCGAAGACTTTCCGGCGGATTCTTTTTTTGAAAGAAAGGAATTCGTCAATCTCAGCGTAAAAACGGAGGAATCCGTTCCCGGTCTTCACGAGGATTTCCTGCACGTTCCCGAAAACAAATACCTGGAAGTTTCCTCTTCTCCGATTCCTTTGTCCGGACGGAGCGGAGGCAAGGTTTACATCCTGCGGGACATCACGGAAAAAAAGGAATCGCTTGAGAAAATTAGAAAATTGTTATATAGACTCGATTTGGATCTGGATCTCGCGAGAAACATTCAGGAAAAGATCACGACCCACGATTTTCCGGATTCTCCCGATTACAAAATCCATTCCCACTTTCAGCCGTATGTAAAGGTGGGAGGCGATATTTTAAACGTCATCAAAGAGAAGGATGAAAGTCTTCATATCCTTTTCGGGGACGTTTCGGGTCACGGTATTTCGGCGGCGATGGTTGCCGCGATGACTTCGATCGCTTTCGGAGCAGCCACCGGAAGAAGCGATCATACGGATCAAAATCTTCTTTTCATTCACAGACTTTTAAAGGATACGATCACGCTGCATTTCCTTTCCTCGGTCTATATGAGATACGTTCCGTCCGAAAGAAAATTAGAATATAGTTATGGAGGACATCACCTCGGCCTGTTGATCCGAAACGGAGTCTGCAGTTTTATCGAAGGTTCGGGGGGAATTCTTTTTGCGATCGCTTCCCCCAAAATCCAAAGATACGAAATCAATCTTCTCAAAGGGGATCGGGTTCTTTTTTATTCGGACGGTTTATTCGAAGTGAAAAACAGGGAAGGAAATATCTTGGGAAGAAATCAGTTCCTCGAAGCGGTCAAGTCTCTGATCGTGGACGATACGAGTTCGATGATCCGTTCCATCCTCTCCTACTCCGCTTCGTACGGAGAAGGAGAAATGTCGGACGACGTTACGATCTTTTGTCTCGAAGTTCTTTAAGCGATCTTTTCGCGGATCGCCTTTAAAAACGGAAGGAACTCGTCGAGCGCACCCGGAAGTTCGTATTCGATCGAATCTCCGGCGCGGATGATGTCCTTTTCCTCGAGAGCAACGGCGATGCTCGCAAGAATCTCGTTCAGTTCTCCCGTCTTCTCCTCGAATCCGATTCCGTCGATCGCGATCGCAGCGAGATCGAGTTCGGGTTTTCTCATCTTCAAAGTGATAAACGAAGTAAGCAGAACGTTGATCTGAGAAATGGATTGAGTCAACAACTCGGTTGCGACTTCGTCCTTTCCGGATTGATACGCTTCGTTGACTTTTACGAACGCCTCTTTGAGTCCGCCGATGTTCGCGATAAACGTATCCAAAATTTCTTTAAGCGTGGGAAGATCCAGATCCAACACCTGCGTTCTTGCGATCAAATCCATGATGAAGAGTTTCAGATCTCTTAGATTTTCCAAAAAGGTTTCGATGGTCGCCGTATTATCCAGACTTTTACAGTTGGACGAAAGATCGGAAACGATATCCGCCACGGTATTTCCCGTTCCCATCGGTTTGATTTGATCGAGTTTCAGATGAAGAAGATTCGAAGCTGAATTCAAAACGTTTTGAATCCATTTGACTCCGTCGCCGAGTTCGTTGGATTCTTTTTCGGTTAAGGAATCCCTTCCGAAAAGAGTGGAACCCACTTTATCCACGTACAAATCCAATTCGTTCAGAGTGGAAACGAGAAAATCCATCTCTTCGCCCACGAAAAATTCCATCTTGTTCGCGGATTCGATTCCTTGTTCGTTCATTCTGGAAGCTTGAAATTCCACTCCGTCGACGGTGCAGCCGAGAAGATATTTTCCTTTCGACTCGACCCATTTGTTGATCTCGCCGAAAACTTCTCCCAGTTTCTTTTCGTTTTCCAGGGAACTATCTAAGAGGTGTTCGTTGATGTAAATTTCCATTCTACTCTCCTGCTTGAATCACTCGTTTCTCGCGCCTTTGAGATTGTTGTTCAAATAAGCGCCCACGGCTTTGTTCTTACCGACTCCCTGTTCCATATAAAGAAACTTGGATTTCAGTTTTTTCTCGTAACTCACGAGATGGTTTTCGTATTCCTTGATCTTCTTGTTGTTATCGGTGACTTGTTCTTCGAGCATCTTTACCTTACCGGAAACGAGGCCGCCCGCGTATTGCGTGTAAGGTTTGACGTGTTCGAGAAGATCGACTCCGACCCCGGTGTCCATTCTCGCGTCCGAGTTCGTATCGATCGCAAAAAGATTTCTAACGCTGTCCGGATTTTCGGCGAGTTTTACGCGAAGTTTCTCTTCGTCCAAAACCAAAAATCCGTCCTGTATATCGGCCCATTTGCTTCCAACGCTTCCGGTGCTGATGCCGATGTCGCTTAACATTCGAACGGGATTTTCGCCGCTCACGGGATACGAGGAACTCGCGACGGTTTTCATTCCCGCGATCAAACGAAGCACGGTATGTTCTCCGGATAAAAGACCTGTTTTGGTTTTTCCTTCCCAGAAGGTTTGGCCGATTTCTCCGCCGTCGTCCTTTCCATCGTTGACCTGAGCGTTTTTATCGACCGCGGTCGCGTCCTTTCCGAATTTCAAAACGGAGTTGTATGCAGCGACGAATTCTTTGATCATCTCGAGACCTTTGTCGGAATCCGTTTTGATGTCGATGCTTACCGGACCTTCGGTTTTTTTAAGAAGGTTGAGAGAGACTCCGTCGAGTACGTCGGTGAGCCCTTCGTTTTTGGGACGATTGACTTCGATCCCGTCCACGAGAAACACTGCGTCCTTCGCTTCCGCGATTTCCTTTGCGGGTTTCGCTCCTCTGAATTCTCCCGGAATCACTACATGCAAAGAATCTAATAGTACAGTTTTTCCGCTCGAGTTCGCAAAAAGAATCTTGTGCGCCTTTTGACCCGAGGGGAACGTCTTCAAGTTCAAAACGATCTTTCCTTCCTGCTTGGAAGCGGTTTCGAAAATCATCTTTTCCTTATCGTTTTCTTTATAAAGAATTCCTAATTCTAATTTATCTTCCGGCGCGAACTCGGTAGAAGTGATCAGTTCGATTCTCGTGTTCTTTTTTAATTCCGTGGTCGGAATTCCGAACTGAAAGGAACCTACGCTCGCGATTTCCATCCACTTCTTGTTATTCTCTTCTTTATAAACCGGTTTTGCGTCCGCGGCCATTCCGTATTTTTCCGGTTGAAAGACGGAGATCTGATCCGCTTCCGGAAGGAGGCCGATCACTTTGGGAGGGTCGGCCGGTTCGGTCGCGCCCACAAGATTGGCCGCTTGTAAAACTCCGTTCGCATCTTCGAATTTGAGTTTGCGATCCTTACCCGATAAACCCGCAGTAAGAGTAAGAACGTAATTGTCACCGTCAACTTTTACAAGTCCGGTATTCACAAGACCCGCGGCGGAAATTTTAATGGAAGAAGCGAGATCGCGGATCGTTCCTCCCGTGAATTCGATTTCCTTTTCGGAATCACCCGAAAAGATTTTGAACTTACCCGCGGGGATTTGTTTGTTCGCGTCCGTTTTTTCTCCAGAGATTTGATGAAAGGTCGCGAGATCTTTGATTTCTATCTTTCGTTTGCCCGCGCTCGCGGAACGGGAAGCGTCTCCGCTGACTACGCCTTCCGGTTCGGAAACGATGTTCTTCATCGCAAACGGAGCGGTAAAGGAAATGAGGGCTCTTGTTTTATTTTGCAGATCGGTTGTGACTACTTTGAGGTCGTTCCACGCTTTCACTTGAGCTTTGTTAAACGAATTCTGCTGCTCAAGACGGCGGATCGGTTTGGCTTCCAATTCCACCAATTTCTTTACGATCATATTCGTATCTTGTCCGGAACTGAGTCCTGGAATCGTAAATGCGGGCATCTTGTCCTCCTACCTTCTTCATCGACCGAATCGGAAAAAAGATAAGGGAAAATGAAAAAATTCGATGCAGGAAAAACCGATTGCCGATCTTAAATGTCCGTGGATTTTAGTTTGGATTTTCGTAGGGGGAAGAATGGTATCGCCTTTTTTGGGAGAATTTTTAGGGACCTTCGTTTTGATTCTTTTGGGAAACGGAGTCGTCGCCGGAGTTTTACTGGAACGAAGTAAATCCAAAGACGGAGGCTGGATCGTGATCACCGCCGGATGGGCCTTTGCAGTCATGCTCGGAGTTTTCACTTCGAACGCGTTCGGAAGTTCGGACGCTCATCTCAATCCTGCGGTAACGTTGGCCTTTGCGATCAAGTCGGGCGATACTTCCAAACTTTTCTCTTACATTCCGGCCCAAATCGGCGGAGCTTTTTTCGGAGCCGTATTCAATTATCTGCATTATCTTCCTCACTGGAAAGAAACTCAGGATCCCGGAAAAATTCTCGCAGTGTTCTCGACCGAACCCGCGATTTCGCATGTCGCGTCCAACTTCTTCAGCGAATTCTTGGGAACGTTCTTACTCATCGTAGGAATCGTTTCGATCTTCTCCCCTTCCATGCCCGGCTTAAGCGTTCACTTCGGAACCTTTCTCGTGGGAATTCTCGTTTGGAGCATCGGCCTTTCGATGGGAGGAACGACCGGATACGCGATCAACCCGGCGCGAGACTTGGGCCCGAGACTCGCCCATTTTCTTTTACCGATCGCAGGCAAAGGTTCTTCCAATTGGAAATACGCGTGGCTTCCGGTGGTCGCTCCGTTAAGCGGCGCGGCCTGCGCTGGATGGCTGCTCGGGTTTTTGAAAATCTGAGAGAGAATATTTTATTTTTTGAATGTGTTTGTGCTTTCTCCACTCGGAACTGTTTAAGATAAATAGTTCCTGCGGAGAAAAAACTTCTCTTCTGGGAAGAAAAGATCCGCGGTTATAAAATCAGATTCAATAAAAAAATTCCAAGACGATTCCGTTTAAAAAATGATGATTTACGAATCCGCCCGATTTGAGAAACTATGAAATTGATATGCGAAGTCTCGCCTTTGTACTATTTCTTTCGTTTTTCTCGATTTGGAACTTGTCTGCACAACCGGCAGATTTAAAAGGAGAATGCAAACCGAAGGATTGGATCTGCGTTCTAACCCGAACTGAAAACAACAAAGTAGAATTCTACGTTCAGAACAAAACCCCTTCGGGAGAATATCCGTTTGTCGTATATTTCAACTTCACGACCCTCGAAAATTTCGAGTCCGACGTTGCACTCCCGTTTCATTTCGTTTCCAAGGGAAGCCCCGAACCGAAAAAGATTCTAACGTTAAGTCCTATCGACGCACATAAGGAAAGATCTTACGGCTCCAGCATCTATGTTCGCGCAGGCGATATTTCCGTCCCGAAGTCCAAAAGCTACGCGTATCGTTTACCCTTCGAATCCGCCTCCAGAGTCGGACAAGGATATAACGGAAAGTTCACGCACAACGGACAGTTCCCCTATGCGCTTGATTTTACGCTGCCCGAAGGGAGTTCGGTCTTGGCGGCGAGAGAAGGACTTGTGATCGCAACGCAGGATAAATATTTATCCGGCGGAACGACTCCTTTCTACAAAGACAAGGCGAACTTTATTCAAATTCTTCATAGGGACGGGAGCATCGCGGAATACGCACATCTCAAACACAAAGGCGTTTTAGTTCAGGTCGGACAAGTCGTTAAAACCGGAGAAAAGATCGGAATTTCGGGCAACACCGGTTTTAGCAGCGCTCCCCATCTACACTTTCACGTATTAAAACCGACTGAAAATTTTCAAAGTTTAGAATCCTTCCCCACCTCCTTTGAGACCGACGAAGGAGTGTTAGACGATCTCAAAGAAGGGTTCGTTTATTGGAATCCTTCCAACCTTTTACCCGCGGGGAAACTTTTCTTCGAGGAAGATCTCAAAATCTGCTCGGAGTTCGTACAGAAAAAACTTTCCGACTGCGAGGATAAATTCAACCCTCAGAAAAGACCGATTCTCGCTTTGGAAGTGCGAAAGCCCGGAAAATACGATTTAAAAGTGGAAGTTTGCAATCCGGATTCGGTCTGCAAAAGGATCGATTGGACTTTACAACCGGAGTGGAAATCTTCCGTTTCCTATTTTGATTGGAGCTTGTTTCCGCAACAACCCGGAAAGTATAAAATCCAAGTCATCAACGATATCGAAATCATCAAAACCTGGGTAGTTGAAAGGTAATTCGAATTCGATATGATGGAACCAAGATTAGAAACCATTCTTGCAAAGCTGCTGATCGGAAAACAAATGACGATGTCCTTGTCTCGAAATACGACTGGTGAATTGTGGCGAAGTTTTATGCCGAGGCGAAACGAGATTCAAAATACAA
It encodes:
- a CDS encoding SpoIIE family protein phosphatase, which gives rise to MNPYILIPFSALIINGSLFAYVSALKGKSRTVTLYQRFSLLLSIWHIALILYWSFLPGNWPVIVFKASSFAWIFIGCLFFEFAVQFTGSSYRFLIYFFRGLSLVSFLVTVSTDLVVAGSFRAYWGDVIAAGPLYLPVSNFVIGIPTLGGSLILILNGIRSSNPLLKKQSRLVAYGTIFTYLLSFSTTLLPRYWNPSLTFPPISGSAALIQSICIFIAIQKYGFMDLKLEHIALRLYAEIREGVILLSSKGILLFSNLSARKMLRLPESINTGMAFDLRNYLEDFPADSFFERKEFVNLSVKTEESVPGLHEDFLHVPENKYLEVSSSPIPLSGRSGGKVYILRDITEKKESLEKIRKLLYRLDLDLDLARNIQEKITTHDFPDSPDYKIHSHFQPYVKVGGDILNVIKEKDESLHILFGDVSGHGISAAMVAAMTSIAFGAATGRSDHTDQNLLFIHRLLKDTITLHFLSSVYMRYVPSERKLEYSYGGHHLGLLIRNGVCSFIEGSGGILFAIASPKIQRYEINLLKGDRVLFYSDGLFEVKNREGNILGRNQFLEAVKSLIVDDTSSMIRSILSYSASYGEGEMSDDVTIFCLEVL
- a CDS encoding SpoIIE family protein phosphatase; protein product: MNYYLFFPMAALFTNTIFIAFVYARRTGNPLIRSYLLYTIGLDAWLFTYAFTWSYPPEAWMTWAFKILAATWLPVGALYLEFVYVFLNRIPGPFLWFFRIGIPISYLITLSTDWVVQGSIRYYWGYENEPGPLYLVVILSFVALPGFIGLGILTRSFFTARKDQKKQIGLAILGSMSAMFMSFYSEIIQTDDQGRMLGVPLTPIAVVIQSFLIFIAITRYGFLRINIEGLAVELFRDIHDGMILVKQDRSLFFMNESAMKILGISNTLPSHFYPSDFLKGYQESPNHLSREYQPIFNRACKGVELTRSNIELTGNENGYLFILRDISEKIDSREKIESIYSSISKDLEIAKIAQTSAISTKFPESSRYKFHSHFQPFELVGGDFFRTLERSDGKLDIFFADVSGHGISSAMVAGMLSISFQLVTESKPSPKIALEKIQELLLGAVLNHHISAVYLSFDPNTKILEYSYAGHHPILIFRDGEILPLEGSGRILLITQETELNNYSFQLKKGDILFLYSDCLFEVRNSEGEILGYENFLQKIREIPVQTPPNLLKTSIDCALAFGKGKLTDDLAILILEVF
- a CDS encoding M23 family metallopeptidase, with product MRSLAFVLFLSFFSIWNLSAQPADLKGECKPKDWICVLTRTENNKVEFYVQNKTPSGEYPFVVYFNFTTLENFESDVALPFHFVSKGSPEPKKILTLSPIDAHKERSYGSSIYVRAGDISVPKSKSYAYRLPFESASRVGQGYNGKFTHNGQFPYALDFTLPEGSSVLAAREGLVIATQDKYLSGGTTPFYKDKANFIQILHRDGSIAEYAHLKHKGVLVQVGQVVKTGEKIGISGNTGFSSAPHLHFHVLKPTENFQSLESFPTSFETDEGVLDDLKEGFVYWNPSNLLPAGKLFFEEDLKICSEFVQKKLSDCEDKFNPQKRPILALEVRKPGKYDLKVEVCNPDSVCKRIDWTLQPEWKSSVSYFDWSLFPQQPGKYKIQVINDIEIIKTWVVER
- the fliD gene encoding flagellar filament capping protein FliD translates to MPAFTIPGLSSGQDTNMIVKKLVELEAKPIRRLEQQNSFNKAQVKAWNDLKVVTTDLQNKTRALISFTAPFAMKNIVSEPEGVVSGDASRSASAGKRKIEIKDLATFHQISGEKTDANKQIPAGKFKIFSGDSEKEIEFTGGTIRDLASSIKISAAGLVNTGLVKVDGDNYVLTLTAGLSGKDRKLKFEDANGVLQAANLVGATEPADPPKVIGLLPEADQISVFQPEKYGMAADAKPVYKEENNKKWMEIASVGSFQFGIPTTELKKNTRIELITSTEFAPEDKLELGILYKENDKEKMIFETASKQEGKIVLNLKTFPSGQKAHKILFANSSGKTVLLDSLHVVIPGEFRGAKPAKEIAEAKDAVFLVDGIEVNRPKNEGLTDVLDGVSLNLLKKTEGPVSIDIKTDSDKGLEMIKEFVAAYNSVLKFGKDATAVDKNAQVNDGKDDGGEIGQTFWEGKTKTGLLSGEHTVLRLIAGMKTVASSSYPVSGENPVRMLSDIGISTGSVGSKWADIQDGFLVLDEEKLRVKLAENPDSVRNLFAIDTNSDARMDTGVGVDLLEHVKPYTQYAGGLVSGKVKMLEEQVTDNNKKIKEYENHLVSYEKKLKSKFLYMEQGVGKNKAVGAYLNNNLKGARNE
- a CDS encoding MIP/aquaporin family protein; this translates as MVSPFLGEFLGTFVLILLGNGVVAGVLLERSKSKDGGWIVITAGWAFAVMLGVFTSNAFGSSDAHLNPAVTLAFAIKSGDTSKLFSYIPAQIGGAFFGAVFNYLHYLPHWKETQDPGKILAVFSTEPAISHVASNFFSEFLGTFLLIVGIVSIFSPSMPGLSVHFGTFLVGILVWSIGLSMGGTTGYAINPARDLGPRLAHFLLPIAGKGSSNWKYAWLPVVAPLSGAACAGWLLGFLKI